A section of the Euwallacea fornicatus isolate EFF26 chromosome 24, ASM4011564v1, whole genome shotgun sequence genome encodes:
- the LOC136346821 gene encoding fas apoptotic inhibitory molecule 1, with the protein MQNLQQNPVQDRSDLVAYWSVPLFDGVHIVEFEHGTTTGKRVLRLDGKEVFRKEWMFKLVGDIKFTLGQENVKCELRVDPIPPFSFSYSLWVDGKPIEKFAEKQQESMKSWSVVNNSKRFAVVFAKQTLEIWVNGQAMDVEREFVEDGIEMKFMIDRADAMIRSTAKQGKKEIVYKLYVDNRLVLDDSNNNT; encoded by the exons ATGCAAAACTTACAACAAAACCCTGTACAAGATCGGTCTGACCTTGTTGCATACTGGAGCGTACCACTTTTTGATGGAGTTCATATTGTAGAGTTTGAGCATGGGACCACCACTGGTAAAAGAGTTTTAAGATTGGACGGAAAg GAAGTATTTCGCAAAGAATGGATGTTCAAACTAGTAGGCGATATAAAATTCACCCTTGGACAAGAAAATGTGAAATGCGAACTAAGAGTCGATCCCATCCCACCTTTTTCGTTCTCGTACTCATTGTGGGTAGATGGAAAACcgattgaaaaatttgcagaaaaacAACAGGAGTCAATGAAATCTTGGAGCGTTGTAAATAACAGCAAAAGATTTGCAGTCGTGTTTG CTAAACAGACCCTAGAGATTTGGGTAAACGGACAAGCGATGGACGTAGAACGAGAGTTTGTTGAAGATGGAATCGAGATGAAATTCATGATAGATCGTGCAGACGCCATGATAAGATCAACGGCGAAACAGGGAAAGAAAGAAATCGTCTACAAGTTGTATGTTGATAATAGGCTTGTCCTAGACGATTCCAATAATAACAcgtaa